From Pseudomonas sp. stari2, a single genomic window includes:
- a CDS encoding aspartate-semialdehyde dehydrogenase, whose translation MLPPMLPLSAVPITSQQDPIRQRPDIPPVVPVQESSNESTIDLQKRDPEEDGYLLREEQRRQQERERRRHEADDDPEEHLAVPGTELNADNTVPVVPLMEDQPRQGLWVDIEI comes from the coding sequence ATGCTGCCACCGATGCTCCCCTTGAGCGCCGTGCCGATCACTTCCCAGCAGGACCCGATCCGCCAGCGGCCGGACATTCCTCCGGTGGTGCCGGTGCAGGAAAGCTCCAACGAAAGCACGATCGACCTGCAAAAGCGTGACCCGGAGGAAGACGGTTATCTGCTGCGCGAAGAACAGCGGCGCCAGCAGGAGCGTGAGCGTCGCCGGCACGAAGCCGACGACGATCCGGAAGAACACCTCGCCGTGCCGGGCACCGAACTCAATGCCGACAACACCGTGCCGGTGGTGCCGCTCATGGAAGATCAGCCGCGTCAGGGTTTGTGGGTCGACATCGAGATCTGA
- a CDS encoding aminotransferase class V-fold PLP-dependent enzyme — translation MNVDEIQHLRDATPGCAQVIHFNHAGASLPSQTTLDAVIGQLQREALGGPMETADIQVQQRARAAAATLLNAQPEDIAFASSGSAAWGQAFNALGPWYSGERILVGRHEWAGNLACMAEAVKAGARLEVIPCDVHGAVDPKALAQMIDRNVRLIALTWLPANGGLINPAAQIGAIARRHGIPYFIDAGQALGQLPCDVQALQCDVLKGAGRKFLRGPRGTALMYIRPEFLQRLLPVQRDVLSAPWDGQRFTLRDDARRFETSEVSLALLAGLANALEEHQRIGATAIRKRIVELSQPLRKRMKGIPGLTLQDLGPANEQSGLIAFTLEGWDCLALKQALAERRINVGVNGVAYTPLDMQARGLANIARVSVSYLNTEEEVETLLTNLAELAAQPQISMSTHKP, via the coding sequence GTGAACGTCGACGAAATCCAGCATCTTCGCGATGCCACGCCCGGTTGCGCGCAGGTGATCCACTTCAATCACGCCGGGGCCTCGCTACCGAGTCAGACTACCCTCGACGCGGTAATCGGACAGTTACAACGCGAAGCGCTCGGCGGACCGATGGAAACGGCGGACATTCAAGTGCAGCAACGCGCACGAGCAGCCGCAGCCACCCTGCTCAATGCCCAACCCGAAGACATCGCCTTTGCCAGCAGCGGTTCGGCGGCGTGGGGCCAGGCATTCAATGCTCTGGGACCGTGGTACTCGGGTGAGCGGATTCTGGTCGGGCGCCATGAATGGGCCGGCAACCTGGCCTGCATGGCCGAAGCGGTGAAGGCCGGCGCGCGACTGGAAGTGATCCCTTGCGATGTTCATGGCGCTGTCGATCCCAAGGCGCTGGCGCAAATGATTGACCGTAATGTGCGCCTGATCGCCCTGACCTGGCTGCCGGCCAATGGTGGCCTGATCAACCCGGCGGCGCAGATCGGAGCGATAGCCCGTCGTCATGGCATTCCGTATTTCATCGACGCCGGACAGGCGCTGGGGCAATTGCCCTGTGACGTCCAGGCCTTGCAGTGCGATGTGCTCAAGGGTGCGGGGCGCAAGTTCCTGCGTGGGCCACGCGGTACGGCGTTGATGTACATCCGACCAGAATTCCTGCAACGACTGTTGCCGGTGCAGCGCGACGTCCTGTCGGCGCCGTGGGACGGCCAGCGCTTTACTTTGCGTGATGATGCCCGCCGCTTTGAAACCAGTGAAGTATCGCTGGCGCTGCTGGCCGGGCTGGCCAATGCGCTGGAGGAACATCAGCGCATCGGAGCAACGGCAATCCGAAAACGGATCGTTGAACTGAGCCAACCATTGCGCAAGCGTATGAAAGGGATTCCGGGGCTGACACTGCAAGATCTCGGGCCGGCCAACGAACAATCCGGACTGATCGCTTTCACGCTGGAAGGCTGGGATTGCCTGGCGCTGAAGCAGGCGCTGGCCGAGCGGCGAATCAACGTCGGCGTCAATGGCGTGGCCTACACACCGCTGGACATGCAGGCACGTGGGTTGGCGAATATTGCGCGGGTGTCGGTGAGTTATCTGAATACCGAAGAAGAAGTCGAAACATTGCTGACGAATCTGGCTGAACTGGCCGCGCAGCCTCAGATCTCGATGTCGACCCACAAACCCTGA
- a CDS encoding RidA family protein, producing the protein MTDSIKQRVQQLGLQLPAPSQPVANYVSHVISQNQLYIAGQIPMLDGKPAFLGRLGEAISDEEGINASELAALGLLAQLSDALGDDLSKLVRIIRLGAFIASTPDFPRQGVIANGASNLLVNVLGDKGRHVRTAVGVSSLPAGVAVEVDAIFELKP; encoded by the coding sequence ATGACCGACTCGATCAAACAACGCGTCCAGCAACTCGGCCTGCAATTGCCCGCACCCAGTCAGCCGGTGGCCAACTACGTCAGTCACGTGATCAGTCAGAATCAGTTGTACATCGCTGGGCAGATTCCCATGCTCGATGGCAAACCTGCCTTTCTTGGACGACTTGGCGAGGCGATCTCCGACGAAGAAGGGATCAACGCCTCCGAACTTGCCGCATTAGGCCTGCTGGCACAACTCAGCGATGCCTTGGGCGATGACCTGTCGAAACTGGTACGGATCATCCGGCTCGGCGCGTTCATCGCCAGTACTCCCGACTTCCCGCGCCAGGGCGTGATCGCCAACGGCGCCTCGAATCTGCTGGTCAACGTCCTCGGCGACAAGGGCCGCCATGTGCGCACCGCCGTGGGCGTGTCGAGCCTGCCGGCCGGCGTAGCGGTGGAAGTCGACGCGATCTTCGAACTCAAGCCGTGA
- a CDS encoding LysR substrate-binding domain-containing protein yields the protein MPLHQDLPPLMALRAFEAVARHLSFIKAADELSVTQSAISHQVHKLEEFLEQPLFVRRTRAIDLTPAGEQYYRQIEPALAAIAAATRDLRGERSTTLRIGLLASFATLWLAPRLADFNAKYPNIHVELLPAVQLADVDGGEVDLAIRYGKGGWPKAQAHRFMTETLTPVCSPAFKAKGVQNGPLLMAKSHQPFEWIDWQQHSGIDLAQVPSVMLHDYNIVVEAAVAGQGIAMGRQCLIDRRLKEGALVPAFDTSPMTGEIGYWLVTPERPPSPAAQAFSQWLEQVIDA from the coding sequence GTGCCCTTGCATCAGGATCTGCCGCCGCTGATGGCCCTGCGCGCCTTCGAGGCCGTGGCCCGTCACTTGAGCTTCATCAAGGCTGCCGACGAACTGTCGGTGACGCAAAGTGCGATCAGCCATCAGGTGCATAAACTCGAGGAGTTTCTCGAACAGCCACTGTTCGTGCGCCGCACCCGGGCGATCGACCTGACGCCGGCCGGCGAACAATATTACCGACAGATCGAGCCCGCCCTCGCCGCGATTGCCGCCGCCACCCGTGACTTGCGCGGCGAGCGCTCCACCACTCTGCGCATCGGTCTGCTCGCTTCGTTCGCCACGCTCTGGCTGGCACCGCGACTGGCGGACTTCAACGCCAAATACCCGAACATCCACGTCGAATTGCTGCCTGCCGTACAACTGGCCGATGTCGACGGTGGCGAAGTGGACCTGGCGATCCGCTACGGCAAGGGCGGCTGGCCGAAAGCCCAGGCACACCGATTCATGACGGAAACCCTGACGCCGGTGTGCAGCCCCGCCTTCAAGGCCAAAGGCGTGCAAAACGGCCCGCTGTTGATGGCCAAGTCGCACCAGCCGTTCGAATGGATCGACTGGCAGCAACACAGCGGCATCGACCTCGCACAAGTGCCCAGCGTGATGCTCCACGACTACAACATCGTGGTCGAAGCGGCGGTGGCCGGCCAAGGCATCGCCATGGGTCGCCAATGCCTGATTGATCGCCGACTCAAGGAAGGTGCACTGGTGCCAGCCTTCGACACCTCACCCATGACCGGCGAAATCGGCTATTGGCTGGTCACTCCGGAGCGCCCGCCAAGCCCAGCGGCTCAGGCGTTCAGCCAATGGCTGGAGCAAGTCATCGACGCATGA
- the ccoM gene encoding cytochrome c oxidase subunit CcoM, protein MFFDNVVFAGVLTVGLMVLFFAGFGFFIWKDANKRKKP, encoded by the coding sequence ATGTTTTTCGATAACGTGGTGTTTGCCGGGGTTCTCACAGTAGGCCTGATGGTTCTGTTTTTTGCAGGGTTTGGATTTTTTATCTGGAAGGATGCGAACAAGCGCAAGAAGCCTTGA
- a CDS encoding inorganic phosphate transporter: MIDLFSGLDAWVLVSLLLALTFVLAFEFINGFHDTANAVATVIYTKAMPPHLAVFFSGVFNFLGVLLGGVGVAYAIVHLLPVELLINVNTGHGLAMVFSLLAAAIAWNLGTWYFGIPASSSHTLIGSILGVGLANALINEIPLADGVNWQKAIDIGASLVFSPMAGFLIAALILIGLKWWRPLSKMHKTPEQRRKIDDKKHPPFWNRLVLVISAMAVSFVHGSNDGQKGIGLIMLVLIGIVPAQFVLDLNSTTYQIERTRDATLHLSQFYKRNADTLGEFLALGKSVEGDLPEKFRCNPQQTEPTITALLDTLKGVADYHALSSESRIEVRRYLLCLDDTAKKVSKLPGLAAREKADLDKLRKDLTTTTEYAPFWVILAVALALGLGTMVGWKRVVLTIGEKIGKQGMTYSQGMSAQITTASLIGLANIFSLPVSTTHVLSSGVAGTMVANKSGLQGGTVKTILLAWVLTLPATVALSAGLFWLASKALGS; the protein is encoded by the coding sequence ATGATCGATTTATTCAGCGGACTGGATGCCTGGGTGCTTGTGAGCCTCCTGCTCGCCCTGACATTTGTCCTCGCCTTCGAGTTCATCAATGGATTTCATGACACCGCTAACGCGGTAGCCACTGTTATCTACACCAAAGCGATGCCGCCTCACCTGGCGGTGTTCTTCTCGGGCGTGTTCAACTTCCTCGGCGTGCTGCTGGGCGGCGTTGGCGTGGCGTATGCCATTGTTCACCTGCTGCCGGTGGAACTGCTGATCAATGTGAACACCGGCCATGGTCTGGCAATGGTGTTCTCGCTGCTCGCCGCCGCTATCGCCTGGAACCTGGGCACCTGGTACTTCGGTATCCCGGCCTCCAGTTCCCACACCCTGATCGGTTCGATCCTCGGTGTCGGCCTGGCCAACGCCCTGATCAACGAGATTCCACTGGCCGACGGCGTAAACTGGCAGAAAGCGATCGATATCGGCGCCTCGCTGGTGTTCTCGCCAATGGCCGGTTTCCTGATCGCTGCGCTGATCCTGATCGGCCTTAAATGGTGGCGCCCGCTGTCGAAAATGCACAAGACGCCTGAACAGCGCCGCAAGATCGACGACAAAAAGCACCCACCGTTCTGGAACCGTCTGGTCCTGGTGATCTCGGCCATGGCCGTAAGCTTCGTGCACGGTTCCAACGACGGCCAGAAAGGCATCGGCCTGATCATGCTGGTACTGATCGGTATCGTGCCTGCGCAGTTCGTGCTCGACCTGAACAGCACCACTTACCAGATCGAACGTACTCGCGACGCAACTCTGCACCTGAGCCAGTTCTACAAGCGCAACGCCGATACCCTGGGCGAGTTCCTGGCGCTGGGCAAAAGCGTGGAAGGCGACCTGCCGGAGAAATTCCGTTGCAACCCGCAACAGACCGAACCGACCATCACCGCCCTGCTCGACACCCTCAAAGGTGTAGCGGACTACCACGCGCTGTCGTCGGAAAGCCGCATCGAAGTGCGCCGCTACCTGCTCTGCCTGGACGACACCGCGAAGAAAGTCAGCAAACTGCCTGGCCTCGCCGCTCGTGAAAAAGCCGACCTGGACAAACTGCGCAAAGACCTGACCACCACCACCGAATACGCCCCGTTCTGGGTGATTCTGGCAGTCGCCCTGGCCCTGGGCCTGGGCACCATGGTTGGCTGGAAACGTGTGGTACTGACCATCGGCGAGAAGATCGGCAAGCAAGGCATGACCTACTCGCAAGGCATGTCGGCACAGATCACCACCGCCAGCCTGATCGGCCTGGCCAACATCTTCAGCCTGCCGGTGTCCACTACCCACGTCCTCTCCTCGGGCGTGGCCGGCACCATGGTCGCCAACAAAAGCGGCCTGCAAGGCGGCACGGTGAAAACCATCCTGCTGGCCTGGGTCCTGACCCTGCCAGCCACCGTAGCCCTGTCGGCCGGCCTGTTCTGGCTGGCGTCGAAGGCGCTGGGTAGCTGA